In Terriglobia bacterium, the following are encoded in one genomic region:
- a CDS encoding GNAT family N-acetyltransferase, with protein MPRSTNPTGFTVEEATERDVPLVLALIKELAEYERLSHEVVATENGLRSALFGSKPAAEFVIGRSNGEPVGFALYFHNFSTFVGRRGLYLEDLYVRPSERGRGFGRALMAHVARVARERGCERMEWAVLDWNEPAIEFYRRLGALPMSGWTVFRLTGNALLGLAAP; from the coding sequence GAATCCGACCGGCTTCACCGTCGAGGAGGCGACCGAGCGGGACGTCCCGCTGGTCCTGGCGCTCATCAAGGAGCTCGCGGAGTACGAGCGCCTTTCCCACGAGGTCGTCGCCACCGAGAACGGACTGCGCTCGGCTTTGTTCGGTTCGAAGCCGGCGGCGGAGTTCGTGATCGGGCGCTCGAACGGCGAGCCGGTGGGTTTCGCCCTCTACTTCCACAATTTCTCGACGTTCGTCGGCCGCCGGGGCCTGTACCTCGAGGACCTCTACGTTCGCCCGTCCGAGCGCGGGCGCGGCTTCGGTCGCGCCCTGATGGCCCACGTCGCGCGCGTGGCGCGGGAGCGGGGCTGCGAGCGGATGGAGTGGGCGGTCCTCGACTGGAACGAGCCGGCGATCGAGTTCTACCGGCGGCTCGGCGCGCTCCCGATGAGCGGTTGGACCGTCTTCCGGCTGACGGGAAACGCGCTCCTGGGGCTCGCCGCGCCCTGA